A stretch of Ipomoea triloba cultivar NCNSP0323 chromosome 13, ASM357664v1 DNA encodes these proteins:
- the LOC116001165 gene encoding zinc finger protein ZAT5-like: MEVENSQKQHETSSSSSAVTHYCKVCKRRFHCAGALGGHMRSHGVGDHPDKPHLEDDYVVKSYRSKPQAEGQKHSYFLRTNTNRFVSNRGGGGGGVKDHDQYQDHRDNTMSSSPSRGDGEYCASREEEDLANCLVMLSSNGSFVSSTYEEDENHNLPEGNKAKEMEINNNNNNNNNNNNKGLFQCKACKKVFNSHQALGGHRASHKKVKGCYAAKLNNINNNNNNSDDNDYYLDGGASVGPQHSDYSLPSPPPPAAAALSRKRSRVHQCSICHRIFSSGQALGGHKRCHWLASGMTEATLIQNFQEIAAYDHSKSPPLIFKNPAFMATPPPHPSPLDLNFPPLLSQPAGDISKAAARKPETPTRSGYMKLWGTEELSTINTKTTTNTNYHNHHQNSRNNIKFADEKPKMKSPKLSDLKDLKLDGGSASGWLQMGIASSTPALI; this comes from the coding sequence atgGAAGTGGAAAACAGTCAAAAACAACACGaaacctcctcctcctcctcagcTGTCACACACTATTGTAAGGTGTGCAAGCGGAGGTTTCATTGCGCCGGAGCTCTGGGCGGCCACATGCGCTCCCACGGCGTCGGGGATCACCCAGACAAGCCCCACCTCGAAGATGACTACGTTGTCAAGAGCTACCGGAGCAAGCCCCAGGCCGAGGGGCAGAAGCACTCTTACTTCCTGCGGACAAACACTAACCGTTTTGTCAGTAatcgaggaggaggaggaggaggagttaAAGATCATGATCAATATCAAGATCATCGGGATAATACAATGTCATCCTCGCCGTCCCGAGGGGACGGCGAGTATTGTGCGTCCAGGGAGGAAGAGGATCTGGCGAATTGTCTGGTGATGTTGTCCTCCAATGGATCATTTGTTTCGTCCACGTACGAGGAAGACGAGAATCATAACCTACCGGAGGGAAATAAGGCTAAGGAAATGGagatcaacaacaacaataacaacaataacaataacaacaacaaaggATTGTTCCAATGTAAGGCTTGTAAGAAAGTTTTCAATTCCCACCAAGCGTTGGGCGGACATAGAGCCAGTCACAAGAAGGTTAAAGGCTGCTACGCTGCCAAGCTCAACAAcatcaataacaacaacaacaactccgacgataatgattattatttagACGGTGGTGCTAGTGTGGGCCCCCAACATTCCGATTACTCTCTCCCCTCTCCTCCACCGCCGGCGGCCGCCGCACTCTCCAGAAAGCGATCGAGGGTGCATCAGTGTTCCATCTGTCACCGGATTTTCTCCTCCGGCCAGGCGCTCGGCGGCCACAAACGCTGCCATTGGCTAGCGTCGGGGATGACGGAGGCCACTCTCATACAAAACTTCCAAGAAATCGCAGCATACGATCACAGCAAATCTCCGCCGTTAATCTTCAAGAACCCGGCGTTCATGGCTACTCCTCCTCCTCACCCATCGCCGCTGGATCTCAACTTTCCACCTCTGCTATCTCAACCTGCCGGAGACATAAGCAAAGCCGCCGCCCGGAAACCGGAGACACCGACAAGAAGCGGCTATATGAAACTATGGGGAACCGAAGAACTCAGTACTATTAATACTAAGACGACCACCAACACCAATTATCACAATCACCATCAGAATTCTCGAAACAACATTAAATTTGCTGATGAGAAACCTAAGATGAAATCGCCAAAGCTAAGTGACCTAAAAGATTTGAAATTAGATGGAGGATCAGCTTCTGGGTGGTTGCAAATGGGGATTGCTTCTTCAACCCCTGCTTTAATTTGA